AACACCGGCCACGAGGGAGCGCTCAGCACCCTCCACGCCAACTCGGCCTCCGACGCTCTCGAACGGGTGGCCAACATGGTGCTGATGGCGGGGGCCGATCTCCCCTACGCCGCCATCCTCCAGCAGGTAGGGGCGGGCCTCGACCTCGTCCTCCACCAGGCCCGCCTGGGCGACGGCTCGCGCCGCCTCCTCGAGGTGGGCGCGGTGGAGCTGGCCGGGGGACGGGCACTGATCCGGACGCTCTGGCGCTGGAATCACCGCGCCTCGCGTTTCGAAAGCCTGCCTGCCGAACTGCCCGCCCGGTTGCGCGAGAAGGCGGCCCGCGCCGGGGAGCGCTGGCCGATGGCGGGCGTGGCGGAGGCTCCGCAAGGGCGGGGTCGGGCGGCATGAGCGCGTGGCCCGGGCTCCTGGCCCTGGCTGGCTCGGCGGCCTTCTCGCTGGCCGCCTGGGAGCTCTTCCGCGAGGGGGCGTCGGGCGGCCGCCTGGCAAGGCTTCTCGGCCGCCGCCCCAGGCAGCCGGCCGACCCGGTCGGCCGTCTTCTGGAGGCCGCGCGCAGGCGGCTCCTCGCCCGGCGTCGCCGCGAGGCCATGGAGGAAGCCATGGAGGCCGCCATCCTGGAGATCTCCGAGGCGCTGCGCGCGGGGGCCAGCATCTTCCTGGCGGTGGAGCAGGCGGCCCGCCACGCCGAACCGCTGCTGGCACCGCACCTGGAGCAGGTGCTCCGCCTCTACCGGAGCGGCGTCAGCCTCTCGCTGGCACTCCGCCACCTGGAGGAGGTGCCGGGCTGCGAGGAGAGCGGGAGGCGCCTGGGCCAGGTGCTTCGCCTCCACCGCCGCACCGGCGGTGACCCGCGACTGGCCCTGGCCCGGCTGAGCGAGAGCCTGCGCCGCGAACGGCAGCGCCGGGCGCAGCAGGCGGCCCGTACCGCCGAGGCGCGCTGGACGGCCCACTTCCTCGCCGCGCTGCCGCCGCTCATCTTCCTCTACATGGTGGCCACCGGCGCCAGCCCGCTGGGCCTGCTGGGCGCCTCGCCCGCGGGCCGGGTCGCGCTCGCCTACGCCCTCCTCTCGTGGCTGGCGGGCATCGGGGTCGTCGACCGGCTGACCCGAACCGGGGAGGCGGGATGATGTCGCACCTGCCCTGGCTCCTCCTGACCGCCCTTCTCGCCAGCGGGGCCGCCGCCGCGGCGGTGGTCGCCCTCGATCCGGGCGCCGCCTGGCTGCCGCGGGCGATACGGCGCCTGCGCCAGGCCACCGCCTCCTCCCGCGCCGCCGGCGCCCGCTTGGCGGGAGGCCTGCGGAGCCGCCGCCGGCAGCGGGCCCGCCAGCGGGAGGCGCGCCGCGCCCTGGCTCCCACCCTCGACCTGCTGGCCGAAGCGAGCGAGGCGGGGCTCAACCTCTTTCACGCCATCCGCCTGACGGGCGAGGAGACCGGCGGGGCCATGGGGGAGGAGCTCCTCCAGGTGGCGGGGCAGGTCGAGCGCGGCCAGGAGCCGCTGCGGGCGCTGACGCTCCTCTACCAGGAGCTGCGCCTGCCGGAGCTGCGCGGGCTGGAACGGGCGCTCCGCCTGGGGCAGAGCCTGGGCGCTCCCGTGGCGGAGACGCTCCGCTCCATCGCCGCCGCCGTGCAGGAGGAGGAGGCGACCCGGCGGGCCCGCCAGCTGGACGTGCTCCCTCTCAAGCTGACGCTGGCCACGGGGGCGCTCCTGCTCCCGCCCATCCTCATCCTGGTGCTGGTGCCGAGCCTTCTTCGCTTCCTGGCCGACTTCTGACCGCGGGCGAAGTCCCGAACGACGGCGGGCGGTGGCCGGGACCGCCCGTGGAGGAGGTAAGTCCATGCGCTTCGCGAGAGGGAAGGGGGACGGGCTGCCACCCGTCCAGCCTTCCGGCTCTGCTCACGTCCTACCACTCTTGGCGGCAGGACCCCCGCCGGGCCGGCCAGGCGGCAGATCCGGCGCCGGAAGGCGCGAGGAGGTCGAGGCGGATGCAGGCGATCGCTCGGCGGGTGACGGAGGCGCTCTTGGGGGCCCAGGTGCGGCTCTACCGGAGGCTGGAAAGGCTCAGGCCCGCGGCGGGGGAGGGTCGTGCGGGGTCGCGGGGCGGAGAGCGCGGCGTCTCGACGGCGGAGTACGCGCTGCTCCTGGCGCTGGTGGTGGTGGTGCTCATCACCTCCCTGACCACGC
This window of the Bacillota bacterium genome carries:
- a CDS encoding type II secretion system F family protein, whose product is MSAWPGLLALAGSAAFSLAAWELFREGASGGRLARLLGRRPRQPADPVGRLLEAARRRLLARRRREAMEEAMEAAILEISEALRAGASIFLAVEQAARHAEPLLAPHLEQVLRLYRSGVSLSLALRHLEEVPGCEESGRRLGQVLRLHRRTGGDPRLALARLSESLRRERQRRAQQAARTAEARWTAHFLAALPPLIFLYMVATGASPLGLLGASPAGRVALAYALLSWLAGIGVVDRLTRTGEAG
- a CDS encoding type II secretion system F family protein, with protein sequence MSHLPWLLLTALLASGAAAAAVVALDPGAAWLPRAIRRLRQATASSRAAGARLAGGLRSRRRQRARQREARRALAPTLDLLAEASEAGLNLFHAIRLTGEETGGAMGEELLQVAGQVERGQEPLRALTLLYQELRLPELRGLERALRLGQSLGAPVAETLRSIAAAVQEEEATRRARQLDVLPLKLTLATGALLLPPILILVLVPSLLRFLADF